One Neoarius graeffei isolate fNeoGra1 chromosome 16, fNeoGra1.pri, whole genome shotgun sequence DNA segment encodes these proteins:
- the LOC132900424 gene encoding GTPase IMAP family member 7-like: MAAAEDSTPPQGPARKKRRSSIEEPPWMGTEDASLRILIFGSSGHGQFSLTESVLQKLVFNDPQTKVTTKTCGSLFMRNVTLVNTPNLIEHDFFHDVLKKEVKKAVCFSCPGPHAILFTLNPLDMPQNAYDVFEPVVHYFGENIWNHTMIVLYDDKDELEGKVKENKHFGKLLEKCGQRYHLFSRKQDENEGNVIRELFQKIDKMVEGHGIFSNLEFKDAEKRIKTEEKIIQNQRKKEVSARLEELKKYSREDLEREVKCYEEKIRLENRERAEVQVAERLGFTLRLVDYAAAIGKGAFAGVILGVPMGFPGIAIGGSVGAVLGGLLGGAAGAVWNMITNALADFGRNAI, encoded by the coding sequence TGGGTACTGAAGATGCATCATTGCGAATTCTCATATTTGGAAGCTCTGGACATGGACAGTTCTCTCTCACCGAGTCAGTCCTGCAGAAACTGGTCTTTAACGATCCTCAGACGAAAGTAACAACAAAAACTTGTGGAAGCCTCTTTATGAGAAATGTGACTCTGGTCAACACTCCAAATCTTATCGAGCATGACTTCTTTCATGACGTGTTAAAAAAGGAAGTGAAGAAGGCAGTTTGTTTCTCCTGTCCAGGACCACACGCCATCCTGTTTACGTTAAATCCGTTAGACATGCCACAAAACGCATATGACGTTTTCGAACCGGTAGTGCATTATTTTGGAGAAAATATCTGGAACCACACAATGATTGTTTTGTACGATGACAAAGATGAGTTAGAAGGCAAAGTGAAGGAAAATAAGCACTTTGGGAAGCTTCTTGAGAAATGTGGTCAAAGATATCACCTTTTCAGTAGAAAGCAGGACGAGAATGAGGGAAATGTGATAAGGGAATTGTTTCAGAAAATCGACAAGATGGTGGAGGGGCATGGGATTTTTTCCAACTTGGAATTTAAAGATGCTGAAAAACGAATCAAGACCGAGGAAAAAATCATCCAAAATCAGAGAAAGAAGGAGGTCAGTGCAAGGTTGGAGGAACTGAAGAAGTATTCTCGGGAAGATCTGGAAAGAGAAGTGAAATGTTATGAAGAAAAGATCCGGTTAGAAAACAGGGAAAGGGCAGAGGTGCAGGTCGCAGAAAGACTCGGTTTTACTCTTCGACTTGTCGATTATGCAGCAGCAATAGGAAAAGGAGCATTTGCAGGGGTAATATTAGGGGTGCCAATGGGGTTTCCAGGTATTGCCATAGGAGGATCGGTTGGCGCAGTGCTCGGTGGTTTATTAGGTGGTGCAGCTGGAGCCGTTTGGAACATGATTACTAATGCTTTGGCAGATTTTGGTAGAAATGCAATTTAA
- the btr02 gene encoding bloodthirsty-related gene family, member 2 isoform X1, with protein METGMASTFSLLSKKHFLCSLCEDIFSNPVTTPCGHSFCKVCLRKYWSRTMSGKCPLCSKAFVSKPHLSVNRILADVTEHYRKSRIDGKAKSVSVDGLLNDPVEKTDTDVEHMIEERIQKMDKLRHSLKILKSTCRREVQESHRVFSALLSSVEVAHKAVVAEVEAKQQEAEKRVDRLIKELEKEIAELKSGQTTPEDLLDSKEHLRKSFMNLPREMKDWSKVTVETDPCVGFTRKAVTEFINTVRTEANKLSKAELKRLQLYMVEIRLNPRTAHNHLAISDDRKQVRHTAKEQEVPENPKRFDRVTNVMTKEALLSGRHYWEVEVGDKIDWDLGVAKHSVNRKGKFTISPANGFWTLSLRNGNQYMANTLPPTCLSLTSKPRMVAIYLDYDEGHVSFFCSESGIHIHTFTDKFTERLYPIFNPGRLHGGRNAAPLIIATNCCTI; from the exons ATGGAGACG GGAATGGCTTCGACCTTTAGCCTCCTGTCGAAGAAGCACTTCCTGTGCTCGTTGTGTGAGGACATCTTCAGCAATCCGGTCACAACACCGTGTGGTCACAGCTTCTGCAAAGTGTGTCTGCGCAAATACTGGAGCCGCACCATGTCGGGCAAATGTCCTCTCTGCAGCAAGGCCTTCGTGTCCAAACCGCACCTCAGCGTGAATCGTATACTGGCAGATGTTACAGAGCACTACAGGAAATCACGGATAGACGGAAAAGCCAAATCTGTCAGTGTGGATGGGCTTTTAAATGATCCTGTAG AGAAAACAGATACAGATGTGGAGCACATGATCGAAGAGAGGATTCAGAAAATGGATAAACTCAGGCACTCTCTTAAAATCCTAAAG AGCACGTGTCGGCGGGAGGTGCAGGAGAGTCACAGGGTGTTCTCGGCCCTCCTCAGCTCAGTGGAGGTGGCCCACAAGGCAGTGGTGGCAGAGGTGGAGGCGAAACAGCAAGAGGCTGAGAAACGGGTGGACCGACTCATAAAGGAGCTTGAGAAAGAGATCGCTGAGCTGAAAAGTGGACAGACGACACCAGAGGATCTTCTAGATAGCAAGGAGCATCTTCGAAAG AGTTTCATGAATTTACCCAGAGAGATGAAGGACTGGTCAAAGGTTACAGTAGAGACAGACCCATGTGTGGGATTCACCAGGAAAGCTGTGACTGAGTTCATCAACACTGTCAGGACAGAGGCTAACAAACTCTCTAAAGCAG AACTGAAGAGGCTGCAGTTATACATGG TGGAGATCAGACTGAACCCTCGCACGGCTCACAATCACCTCGCCATCTCGGATGACAGGAAGCAGGTCAGACACACGGCCAAGGAGCAGGAAGTCCCCGAAAATCCCAAAAGGTTCGACCGTGTTACCAATGTGATGACTAAGGAAGCTTTGCTCTCAGGTAGACACTACTGGGAAGTGGAAGTCGGAGACAAAATAGACTGGGACCTCGGtgtggccaagcactctgttaaCAGGAAGGGGAAATTTACCATCAGTCCTGCAAACGGCTTCTGGACACTCAGCCTGAGGAATGGAAATCAGTACATGGCCAACACGCTGCCAccaacctgtctgtctctcacctcCAAACCCAGAATGGTGGCCATTTATCTGGACTATGATGAGGGACATGTGTCCTTCTTCTGTTCTGAGTCAGGGATTCATATCCACACGTTTACAGACAAGTTTACCGAAAGACTTTATCCTATTTTTAACCCCGGACGACTGCATGGAGGCAGAAACGCTGCGCCGCTCATCATCGCCACTAATTGCTGCACCATCTAA
- the btr02 gene encoding bloodthirsty-related gene family, member 2 isoform X2 yields the protein MASTFSLLSKKHFLCSLCEDIFSNPVTTPCGHSFCKVCLRKYWSRTMSGKCPLCSKAFVSKPHLSVNRILADVTEHYRKSRIDGKAKSVSVDGLLNDPVEKTDTDVEHMIEERIQKMDKLRHSLKILKSTCRREVQESHRVFSALLSSVEVAHKAVVAEVEAKQQEAEKRVDRLIKELEKEIAELKSGQTTPEDLLDSKEHLRKSFMNLPREMKDWSKVTVETDPCVGFTRKAVTEFINTVRTEANKLSKAELKRLQLYMVEIRLNPRTAHNHLAISDDRKQVRHTAKEQEVPENPKRFDRVTNVMTKEALLSGRHYWEVEVGDKIDWDLGVAKHSVNRKGKFTISPANGFWTLSLRNGNQYMANTLPPTCLSLTSKPRMVAIYLDYDEGHVSFFCSESGIHIHTFTDKFTERLYPIFNPGRLHGGRNAAPLIIATNCCTI from the exons ATGGCTTCGACCTTTAGCCTCCTGTCGAAGAAGCACTTCCTGTGCTCGTTGTGTGAGGACATCTTCAGCAATCCGGTCACAACACCGTGTGGTCACAGCTTCTGCAAAGTGTGTCTGCGCAAATACTGGAGCCGCACCATGTCGGGCAAATGTCCTCTCTGCAGCAAGGCCTTCGTGTCCAAACCGCACCTCAGCGTGAATCGTATACTGGCAGATGTTACAGAGCACTACAGGAAATCACGGATAGACGGAAAAGCCAAATCTGTCAGTGTGGATGGGCTTTTAAATGATCCTGTAG AGAAAACAGATACAGATGTGGAGCACATGATCGAAGAGAGGATTCAGAAAATGGATAAACTCAGGCACTCTCTTAAAATCCTAAAG AGCACGTGTCGGCGGGAGGTGCAGGAGAGTCACAGGGTGTTCTCGGCCCTCCTCAGCTCAGTGGAGGTGGCCCACAAGGCAGTGGTGGCAGAGGTGGAGGCGAAACAGCAAGAGGCTGAGAAACGGGTGGACCGACTCATAAAGGAGCTTGAGAAAGAGATCGCTGAGCTGAAAAGTGGACAGACGACACCAGAGGATCTTCTAGATAGCAAGGAGCATCTTCGAAAG AGTTTCATGAATTTACCCAGAGAGATGAAGGACTGGTCAAAGGTTACAGTAGAGACAGACCCATGTGTGGGATTCACCAGGAAAGCTGTGACTGAGTTCATCAACACTGTCAGGACAGAGGCTAACAAACTCTCTAAAGCAG AACTGAAGAGGCTGCAGTTATACATGG TGGAGATCAGACTGAACCCTCGCACGGCTCACAATCACCTCGCCATCTCGGATGACAGGAAGCAGGTCAGACACACGGCCAAGGAGCAGGAAGTCCCCGAAAATCCCAAAAGGTTCGACCGTGTTACCAATGTGATGACTAAGGAAGCTTTGCTCTCAGGTAGACACTACTGGGAAGTGGAAGTCGGAGACAAAATAGACTGGGACCTCGGtgtggccaagcactctgttaaCAGGAAGGGGAAATTTACCATCAGTCCTGCAAACGGCTTCTGGACACTCAGCCTGAGGAATGGAAATCAGTACATGGCCAACACGCTGCCAccaacctgtctgtctctcacctcCAAACCCAGAATGGTGGCCATTTATCTGGACTATGATGAGGGACATGTGTCCTTCTTCTGTTCTGAGTCAGGGATTCATATCCACACGTTTACAGACAAGTTTACCGAAAGACTTTATCCTATTTTTAACCCCGGACGACTGCATGGAGGCAGAAACGCTGCGCCGCTCATCATCGCCACTAATTGCTGCACCATCTAA